The following proteins come from a genomic window of Mariniflexile sp. TRM1-10:
- a CDS encoding DUF1989 domain-containing protein produces the protein MSVVHIIAPQSGAAFEMNKGDMLTVIDPLGQQVSDMVLFNRDDIKEKISSGKTMDFEETILLTKGHFLWSNRSRKMMEIMEDSNGRNDFLLAPCSPETFKIMYHNPAYHPSCLENLNKSLMGYGIELDDIPTAFNIFMNVQFDKTGQLKVLPPTSRPGDLIRFKAEMDLIVGLTACSAEDSNGGTFKPIHFVVTNASLDKPM, from the coding sequence ATGAGTGTAGTACATATTATAGCGCCTCAATCTGGTGCAGCATTTGAAATGAATAAAGGCGATATGCTTACTGTTATCGATCCGCTTGGTCAACAAGTAAGCGATATGGTGCTTTTTAATCGTGATGATATAAAAGAAAAAATATCCTCTGGAAAAACCATGGACTTTGAAGAAACGATATTATTGACCAAAGGACATTTTTTGTGGAGTAATCGTTCACGAAAAATGATGGAAATCATGGAAGACAGTAACGGAAGGAATGATTTTCTATTAGCACCATGCAGTCCAGAGACATTTAAGATCATGTATCATAATCCTGCCTATCACCCAAGTTGCTTGGAAAATTTAAATAAAAGTTTGATGGGTTATGGCATTGAATTGGATGATATTCCAACAGCTTTCAACATTTTTATGAATGTCCAGTTTGACAAAACGGGTCAGCTTAAAGTGTTACCTCCAACGTCTAGGCCAGGTGATTTAATAAGGTTTAAAGCCGAAATGGATCTCATCGTGGGTTTAACGGCTTGCTCTGCAGAAGATAGTAATGGCGGAACATTTAAACCTATCCATTTTGTTGTCACTAATGCATCTTTAGACAAACCTATGTAA
- a CDS encoding DUF6055 domain-containing protein: METIVKACMVFFLAIIGMYAQEENDKKALYIPAKVWRVPENNNYDSAESAYSYSRMVESENIAMFWHKEYGEHPMANIDTTRRFDPETALIECERFYNFYVNDLKLVEKGHSISDRYKLLIYVFGGDENTAFGGGEEEKVGILWTPATRINKPPYGALAHEIGHSFQYMSRVDSKTGPRGPVMEMSAQYMLWQVYPEWMTFENYHLKDFLKGTHYAFLHPANMYHAPYVLEYWSHKYGIEFWGKLSRSTQEGEDAVTTYKRINNLTQEQFNDDMFDASRKFITWDLKRIEEVAKPYANQHISQFNDVGDGWYQIDASNCPQNYGYNGIKLHVPKAGTNIQLRFKSILDAKGYNVVRADSAGWRYGFLASLKDGTRIYGDVHKDPEGVVEFKVPENTAYLWLVVMGAPKEHWVLPARWGEHKSEEPDAQWPYKIKLVGTALDASSLK, encoded by the coding sequence ATGGAAACCATTGTAAAAGCCTGTATGGTTTTTTTCTTAGCAATTATTGGTATGTATGCACAAGAAGAAAATGATAAGAAAGCATTATACATTCCTGCTAAGGTTTGGCGTGTTCCAGAAAATAATAATTATGATAGTGCTGAAAGCGCTTATAGCTACAGCCGTATGGTGGAATCAGAAAATATAGCCATGTTTTGGCATAAAGAGTATGGTGAGCATCCTATGGCTAATATAGACACGACCCGACGTTTTGACCCTGAAACAGCACTCATAGAATGTGAGCGCTTTTATAACTTTTACGTCAATGATTTAAAATTGGTAGAAAAAGGGCATTCCATAAGTGATAGATACAAATTACTGATATATGTTTTTGGAGGGGATGAAAACACCGCTTTTGGAGGTGGCGAGGAAGAAAAAGTCGGTATTTTATGGACCCCTGCAACACGAATAAACAAACCCCCTTATGGAGCATTAGCTCATGAAATTGGTCACTCATTTCAATACATGAGTCGTGTTGATAGTAAAACGGGACCTAGAGGGCCGGTTATGGAAATGTCTGCACAATATATGTTATGGCAGGTATACCCAGAATGGATGACTTTTGAAAATTATCATCTCAAGGATTTTCTAAAAGGCACACATTATGCATTTTTACATCCTGCAAATATGTATCATGCCCCTTATGTGCTTGAATATTGGTCCCATAAATATGGGATAGAATTCTGGGGTAAATTAAGCAGATCAACCCAAGAAGGTGAAGATGCCGTTACCACTTATAAGCGCATCAATAACTTAACACAAGAACAATTTAATGACGACATGTTTGATGCTTCCCGAAAATTTATTACTTGGGATTTAAAACGAATAGAAGAGGTAGCTAAGCCATATGCCAATCAGCATATAAGCCAATTTAATGATGTGGGAGATGGTTGGTATCAAATAGACGCTAGCAATTGCCCTCAAAACTATGGGTATAATGGTATAAAACTGCATGTGCCAAAAGCAGGAACCAACATCCAATTACGTTTTAAAAGCATTTTAGACGCTAAAGGTTACAACGTAGTTAGAGCAGATAGTGCTGGATGGCGTTACGGCTTTTTAGCCTCTTTAAAGGATGGTACTAGAATTTACGGAGATGTTCATAAAGACCCAGAAGGTGTTGTGGAATTTAAAGTCCCGGAAAACACGGCGTATTTATGGTTGGTTGTTATGGGAGCACCTAAAGAACACTGGGTGTTGCCGGCACGCTGGGGAGAACACAAATCTGAAGAGCCTGATGCTCAATGGCCTTATAAAATTAAATTGGTGGGTACGGCATTAGATGCTTCTAGCTTGAAATAA
- a CDS encoding carboxymuconolactone decarboxylase family protein, with the protein MESRMKNPAMILNVNPAIQTIMGSIYQSGISFELLEYVGLRVGQMNNCELCIGESIVRAKNNASTRDRIEHVLEWKHSKMFNEAEQTALELTESVTELKNKYQSVPDELWLRVEKYFDEKERAALIMFICSMNMFTRINVATKQITAEWE; encoded by the coding sequence ATGGAATCAAGAATGAAAAATCCCGCAATGATTTTAAACGTTAACCCAGCAATTCAAACAATAATGGGGTCAATATACCAAAGTGGTATTTCCTTTGAATTACTGGAATACGTTGGTTTAAGAGTAGGGCAAATGAATAATTGTGAACTGTGTATTGGTGAATCGATAGTGAGAGCCAAAAATAATGCTTCTACAAGAGACAGAATCGAGCACGTATTGGAATGGAAACATTCTAAAATGTTCAATGAGGCAGAGCAAACTGCACTAGAATTAACAGAATCTGTTACTGAATTAAAGAACAAATATCAATCTGTACCAGACGAACTTTGGCTCAGGGTTGAAAAATATTTTGACGAAAAGGAACGAGCAGCTTTGATAATGTTTATATGTTCGATGAATATGTTTACACGTATTAATGTAGCTACAAAACAAATAACAGCGGAATGGGAGTAA
- a CDS encoding Fic family protein has product MATPGEKLAASLQILREIQEEQNIVAIKTSEINRTHRERLTKNGFLKEVAKGWYIAANPNENLGDSTSWYTSYWQFCSRYLKDKYNNAYCISAEQSILMHSGNNTVPSQLIIRSPKAPNKNIPLLYNTSLFEMKSPLPNTAEIIEVNGIRMLTITSALINCSPTMFEKNPTDMRTILALIPDSSELLKQLLDGSHSVIAGRLAGAFRNIGQIRIADEIVSTMKMADFDVREIDPFENKLPIRLSFREKSPYANRIKIMWEEYRKVVIKNFPDGPGLAKNHEEYLNSVDQIYLTDAYHSLSIERYTVSVDLIEKVRSGNWNIEENNEDRNQRDAMAARGYWQATQSIKSSIKKILNGTNSGTVADQDHTKWYQELFAPSVTVGILKASDLAGYRTNQVYISQSQHVPLNKEAVRDAMPILFELLENESNAGVRAVLGHFIFVYIHPFMDGNGRMARFLMNLMLASGGYPWTVIPVEERKAYMNSLEKASVEGDIKSFTLFISNLVRESLKGTPIAKLKT; this is encoded by the coding sequence ATGGCTACACCAGGAGAAAAACTCGCAGCATCACTTCAGATTCTTCGTGAAATTCAAGAAGAACAAAACATTGTAGCAATAAAAACATCTGAAATAAATAGAACACATCGCGAACGACTTACCAAAAATGGATTTTTAAAAGAAGTCGCCAAAGGTTGGTATATAGCAGCAAATCCAAATGAGAATTTAGGGGATAGTACTTCTTGGTACACATCATATTGGCAATTTTGTTCAAGATATTTAAAAGATAAATATAACAATGCTTATTGCATTTCTGCAGAGCAATCTATTTTAATGCATTCAGGCAATAACACAGTTCCTAGTCAATTAATTATTCGTAGCCCTAAAGCACCAAATAAGAACATCCCCCTTTTATATAATACCTCATTATTTGAAATGAAATCTCCATTACCAAATACAGCGGAGATAATAGAAGTCAACGGAATAAGAATGTTAACTATTACTTCTGCCTTAATTAATTGCTCACCTACAATGTTCGAAAAAAATCCGACCGACATGAGAACTATTTTGGCATTAATTCCAGACTCATCTGAATTACTTAAACAACTATTAGATGGCTCTCATTCAGTAATTGCAGGCAGATTGGCTGGAGCTTTTCGGAATATTGGTCAAATCCGAATAGCTGACGAAATTGTTTCTACAATGAAAATGGCAGATTTCGATGTGAGAGAAATAGACCCTTTTGAAAACAAACTACCTATTAGACTATCCTTTAGAGAAAAGTCACCATATGCAAATAGAATAAAAATCATGTGGGAAGAATACAGAAAAGTAGTAATTAAAAATTTTCCAGATGGTCCAGGACTTGCCAAAAATCATGAAGAATATTTAAACTCGGTGGACCAAATATATTTGACTGATGCATACCATTCTTTATCTATTGAAAGATACACCGTATCTGTGGACCTAATTGAAAAAGTAAGAAGTGGTAATTGGAATATAGAAGAAAATAATGAAGACAGAAATCAACGAGATGCAATGGCTGCCAGAGGTTATTGGCAAGCCACCCAATCAATAAAAAGTAGTATTAAAAAAATTCTAAATGGCACCAATTCAGGGACCGTTGCGGACCAAGACCATACCAAATGGTACCAAGAATTATTCGCTCCTAGTGTTACAGTTGGAATTTTAAAGGCCTCAGATTTGGCTGGATATAGAACAAATCAAGTATATATTTCACAATCACAACATGTTCCGTTGAATAAAGAAGCTGTAAGAGATGCAATGCCAATCCTTTTCGAATTGTTGGAAAACGAAAGTAATGCAGGAGTCCGAGCTGTACTTGGCCATTTTATCTTTGTTTACATTCATCCATTTATGGATGGCAATGGAAGAATGGCTAGATTTTTAATGAATTTAATGCTCGCATCAGGCGGATATCCCTGGACAGTGATTCCAGTAGAAGAACGCAAAGCATATATGAATTCATTAGAAAAAGCAAGTGTTGAAGGTGATATTAAGTCGTTCACTCTTTTTATTTCCAATTTAGTTAGAGAGAGTCTTAAAGGAACTCCTATTGCGAAATTAAAAACATAA
- a CDS encoding Crp/Fnr family transcriptional regulator produces the protein MLVLAKPKLVARLLASDFPSENPRTQTRNFPYTNRWRSLIEPHRKMKEILEYTNRVSPLDPIAMEDFLKAFELKTFSKGDFILRADQACKHYYYIKSGLTKSHFYKEDKEFIMTFFKEGMMFTEISSYLTEQPSKYMIMALEETIVYSISKKEILDLCKRHHTIEALFSKLFSFATLGMMKRISEMLEENATRRYKNYIEENNGLLQRISLGDLSNYLGITQVSLSRIRAQK, from the coding sequence TTGCTAGTTTTAGCTAAACCAAAGTTAGTTGCCCGTTTGCTTGCTTCTGATTTTCCTTCGGAAAATCCTCGCACACAAACACGCAACTTTCCTTATACCAACCGTTGGCGGTCATTAATAGAACCACATAGGAAGATGAAAGAAATATTGGAATATACGAATAGAGTTTCACCACTTGACCCCATTGCGATGGAGGACTTTCTTAAGGCATTTGAACTCAAGACTTTTTCAAAGGGAGACTTTATTTTAAGGGCAGACCAAGCGTGTAAGCATTACTACTACATAAAATCAGGACTTACAAAATCCCATTTTTATAAGGAGGATAAGGAATTTATAATGACTTTTTTTAAAGAGGGCATGATGTTTACTGAAATTAGTAGTTATCTCACAGAACAACCTTCAAAATATATGATTATGGCGTTAGAGGAAACTATCGTTTACTCTATAAGCAAAAAGGAAATATTGGATTTGTGCAAAAGACATCATACCATTGAAGCCCTGTTTAGCAAACTATTTTCATTTGCTACTTTGGGAATGATGAAACGTATCAGTGAAATGCTCGAAGAAAATGCAACTAGACGTTACAAAAACTATATCGAAGAAAATAATGGACTATTACAACGAATCAGTCTTGGAGATCTATCCAACTATTTAGGCATAACACAAGTTTCATTAAGTAGAATACGTGCCCAAAAATGA